The Zobellia alginiliquefaciens genome contains a region encoding:
- a CDS encoding adenylosuccinate lyase has translation MTKEELYKSLDYVNHSREKRSEMATLISQNPQIVVPLMEIAFTVDDPISNKACWVLEFTAKENLSFLYPHLEEFTTNLHRVRYDSAIRPLAKICEFLTEVYFSKNDIGLKNIMTENQLERITSACFDWLIGEYKVAAKAYSITSLYQLGHKYDWVHPELKMILEQNYAAGSAAYKARARHALAKLKKLSI, from the coding sequence ATGACCAAGGAAGAGCTTTATAAATCATTGGACTATGTTAATCATTCTCGTGAAAAGCGTTCGGAAATGGCTACTTTAATTTCTCAAAACCCGCAAATAGTAGTTCCTTTAATGGAAATAGCCTTTACCGTAGATGACCCCATATCCAATAAAGCGTGCTGGGTTCTTGAATTTACAGCGAAGGAAAACCTATCTTTTTTATACCCTCATTTAGAAGAATTTACAACTAATTTACACCGAGTACGCTATGACTCTGCAATACGCCCTTTAGCAAAGATTTGCGAATTTTTGACCGAAGTATATTTCTCAAAAAATGATATCGGTCTTAAAAATATTATGACAGAAAACCAATTGGAGCGAATTACCTCGGCTTGTTTTGATTGGTTGATAGGCGAATACAAAGTTGCTGCCAAAGCATATTCTATAACTTCTTTATACCAACTAGGACATAAATACGATTGGGTTCACCCAGAATTAAAAATGATTTTAGAGCAAAACTATGCCGCAGGCAGTGCCGCATACAAAGCAAGAGCTCGCCATGCTTTAGCAAAATTGAAGAAGCTTTCCATCTAA